The Candidatus Rokuibacteriota bacterium genome contains the following window.
CCGGTAATCGAGCGCCTGCCGCACCGCGATGACTGTCGCGATCAGGCCCCAGATTCCAGCCCCGAGGAACGCGAGCTCCCTGAGGCCGGGGATCACCCCGAGGACGCGGATCAGTCCCGGGGAGGTGGCAAACCCGATCGTGCGCAGCAGCTCTCCGTGGCTCGCCCGGGTCTGGGGCTCGGGGAGGAACCGGGTGCCGATCCAGTAGGTCAGGTACGCCCAGACTACCCAGCCGACGAGCGCCAACCCGGTCCCGATCACGATGCCGCCGAGCTGCCATCGGCCGGCCCCGAGGCCCGCGGCGACGCTCGAGAGCGCCACTACCGCCATGGCCTGGCGCGTGGCGCCCGCGTCAGC
Protein-coding sequences here:
- a CDS encoding YIP1 family protein, giving the protein MSSSFAQRIVRAAKLDVHLYEEVEADAGATRQAMAVVALSSVAAGLGAGRWQLGGIVIGTGLALVGWVVWAYLTYWIGTRFLPEPQTRASHGELLRTIGFATSPGLIRVLGVIPGLRELAFLGAGIWGLIATVIAVRQALDYRSTLRAVGVCAVGWVVQMILVGIALVLVRALAGPA